A genomic window from Triticum urartu cultivar G1812 chromosome 7, Tu2.1, whole genome shotgun sequence includes:
- the LOC125517987 gene encoding 60S ribosomal protein L32-1, whose translation MAVPLLTKKIVKKRVKHFKRAHSDRYIGLKQSWRRPKGIDSRVRRKFKGCTLMPNIGYGSDKKTRHYLPNKFKKFVVHNVSELELLMMHNRTYCAEIAHNVSTKKRKDIVERAAQLDIVVTNKLARLRSQEDE comes from the exons ATGGCGGTGCCGCTTCTGACGAAGAAGATCGTGAAGAAGAGGGTCAAGCACTTCAAGAGGGCCCATAGCGACCGCTACATTGGCCTCAAG CAAAGCTGGCGCAGGCCAAAGGGTATTGATTCCCGTGTCAGGAGAAAGTTCAAGGGATGCACCTTGATGCCCAACATTGGCTACGGTTCtgacaagaagaccaggcactaCCTTCCCAACAAGTTCAAGAAGTTTGTTGTCCACAATGTGTCTGAGCTGGAGTTGCTTATGATGCACAACAG GACCTACTGTGCGGAGATCGCCCACAACGTCTCCACCAAGAAGCGCAAGGACATCGTTGAGCGTGCTGCGCAGCTCGACATCGTGGTTACCAACAAGCTTGCCAGGCTCCGCAGCCAGGAGGATGAGTAG